The Vitis vinifera cultivar Pinot Noir 40024 chromosome 12, ASM3070453v1 genome has a segment encoding these proteins:
- the LOC100248785 gene encoding 4-hydroxyphenylpyruvate dioxygenase — MITRVQKFLPFAGLTSVLKISNLFHHTSTPAFAQRATAFYGTEMGKASDSGAQVSNPAPGFKLVGFSNFLRTNPMSDRFGVKRFHHIEFWSTDATNLARRFSWGLGMPIVAKSDLSTGNVIHASYLTRSGDLNFLFTAPYSPSIAGDLENAAATASIPSFDHSACHAFAASHGLGVRAIAIEVDDAEGAFHTSVAHGARPMSPPVTMGGSVVISEVHLYGDAVLRYVSYKNPNPNATSDPSSWFLPGFEAVDEGSSFPVDFGLRRVDHTVGNVPKLAPVVTYLKQFTGFHEFAEFTAEDVGTSESGLNSVVLASNNEMVLLPLNEPVFGTKRKSQIQTYLEHNEGPGVQHLALMSDDIFRTLREMRRRSGVGGFDFMPSPPPTYYRNVKKRAGDVLTDDQIKECEELGILVDKDDQGTLLQIFTKPLGDRPTIFIEIIQRLGCMVKDDEGKVSQKGGCGGFGKGNFSELFKSIEEYEKTLGAKRIVDPAPV; from the exons ATGATAACACGTGTCCAGAAGTTCCTTCCCTTCGCTGGACTTACTTCGGTCCTTAAAATATCCAACCTCTTTCACCACACTTCCACGCCTGCCTTCGCCCAACGCGCCACTGCTTTCTACGGCACTGAAATGGGAAAAGCAAGCGACAGCGGTGCGCAAGTTAGCAACCCTGCGCCGGGGTTCAAGCTGGTGGGCTTCTCCAACTTCTTGCGCACCAACCCCATGTCCGATCGTTTCGGAGTCAAGCGGTTCCACCATATCGAGTTCTGGTCCACCGACGCCACCAATCTGGCCCGCCGCTTCTCCTGGGGTCTGGGCATGCCCATTGTTGCCAAGTCCGACCTCTCCACTGGAAACGTTATCCATGCTTCCTATCTTACTCGCTCCGGCGACCTTAACTTCCTCTTTACCGCACCTTATTCTCCATCCATCGCCGGAGATCTAGAAAATGCCGCAGCCACTGCTTCTATTCCGTCCTTCGACCACTCCGCCTGCCATGCCTTCGCCGCCTCTCACGGCCTCGGCGTCCGCGCCATCGCCATCGAGGTCGACGACGCTGAGGGCGCGTTCCACACCAGCGTCGCTCACGGCGCGAGGCCGATGTCGCCTCCGGTCACGATGGGTGGATCCGTCGTGATCTCCGAGGTCCATCTCTATGGCGACGCCGTTTTGCGCTACGTCAGCTACAAAAATCCTAATCCTAACGCTACTTCGGACCCTAGTTCCTGGTTCTTACCCGGATTCGAGGCGGTGGACGAAGGATCGTCGTTTCCAGTGGACTTCGGGCTCCGGCGGGTGGACCATACCGTGGGTAACGTCCCGAAGCTGGCGCCGGTGGTCACGTACTTGAAGCAATTCACTGGGTTTCACGAGTTTGCAGAGTTCACGGCGGAGGACGTGGGAACTAGCGAGAGTGGACTGAATTCGGTGGTGCTAGCCAGCAACAATGAGATGGTGTTGCTGCCGTTGAATGAGCCGGTGTTCGGAACAAAGAGAAAGAGTCAGATACAGACGTATTTGGAGCACAATGAGGGGCCTGGAGTGCAGCATTTGGCGCTGATGAGCGACGATATTTTCCGTACACTGCGGGAGATGAGGCGGCGCAGCGGGGTTGGGGGCTTCGACTTCATGCCCTCGCCACCACCAACTTACTACCGCAATGTGAAGAAGAGGGCTGGGGATGTGCTGACGGATGATCAAATTAAAGAGTGTGAGGAGTTGGGGATTTTGGTGGATAAGGATGATCAAGGTACCTTGCTCCAGATTTTCACCAAGCCTTTGGGTGATAG GCCCACAATATTTATTGAGATAATTCAGAGATTAGGGTGTATGGTGAAGGATGATGAAGGGAAGGTATCCCAGAAGGGTGGGTGTGGAGGGTTTGGGAAAGGCAACTTTTCAGAACTTTTCAAATCCATTGAAGAGTATGAGAAGACTCTTGGAGCCAAGCGAATCGTAGACCCTGCTCCTGTATAA